The following are encoded together in the Chloroflexota bacterium genome:
- a CDS encoding response regulator transcription factor, whose translation MPHRILIVEDEPTLVETIGYNLRREGYDVLSAGDGEAGLLAAQTQSPDLVILDIMLPKMNGLDVCRTLRRTSAVPVLMLTARSTEADKVAGLDLGADDYLTKPFGMRELMARVKAMLRRQPASATGRPHAYGVFALDDLRHEIRKGGQPLPLPPLEYSLLAYLLRNHGITFSRDTLLEKVWGYDYAGDTRTVDVHVRSLREKIEAEPSAPRHLITVRGVGYRLDLE comes from the coding sequence ATGCCCCACCGCATCCTCATCGTCGAAGACGAGCCAACGCTGGTCGAAACGATCGGCTACAACCTGCGCCGGGAAGGCTATGACGTCCTGAGCGCCGGCGACGGCGAAGCGGGACTGCTGGCCGCCCAGACGCAGTCGCCCGACCTGGTCATCCTCGACATCATGCTCCCAAAGATGAACGGCCTCGACGTCTGCCGCACCCTGCGCCGCACTTCCGCCGTGCCGGTGCTGATGCTGACGGCGCGCAGCACCGAGGCCGACAAGGTCGCCGGGCTGGACCTCGGCGCCGACGACTACCTGACCAAGCCGTTCGGCATGCGCGAACTGATGGCGCGCGTCAAGGCGATGCTGCGCCGCCAACCCGCCTCCGCCACCGGCCGCCCGCATGCGTACGGCGTTTTTGCGCTCGATGATCTGCGCCACGAGATCCGCAAGGGCGGCCAGCCGCTGCCGCTGCCGCCGCTCGAATACTCCCTGCTCGCCTACCTCCTGCGCAACCACGGCATCACCTTCTCGCGCGACACCCTGCTCGAAAAAGTGTGGGGCTACGACTACGCGGGCGATACACGCACCGTGGACGTACACGTGCGCAGCCTGCGCGAGAAGATCGAGGCCGAACCAAGCGCGCCACGCCACCTGATCACCGTGCGCGGCGTGGGTTACCGGCTGGATCTCGAGTAG
- a CDS encoding HAMP domain-containing protein: protein MAPRPPAQRRLLMLPRSLGARLSAAYVALILTALALLTAVLVGVAQSYAIEALHRELATESRLALELVNPLFDGDPSALDALAKRIGRDTDTRLTIIRADGVVLGDSDQSPALMDNHAGRPEVAQALATGTGEATRFSTTLQADTVYAAVALQRAGMTVGVVRVAVPLSRADAARAQVATVMVPAGLLISLLAVGLAILIARRTTNSLAHLRRIAIRLAAGDLNARAREDLPDESSQLAVTMNQMAEQLSATIRTLNQERTRLDAILTRMADGLLIVDAQDTVTQINDEAQRILSAPPAHALGRTFTQVARDHEMTACLRAARTTGQEQSRVVEQSGSRRFLRMVATPQRGDTAADACLILLQDLTTVRRLETIRRDFVSNISHELRTPLASLLALAETLADGALDDPPAARRFVDRIAGEVHQLTSLVNDLLDLSSIESGRAPIQRVPANVSAVVTRAAERLQPQARRAGVALQISSAPDVIVQIDSARIEQVMLNLIHNGIKFTPAGGRIDCRVAVHPDHVTISVRDTGVGIGPQDLPRVFERFYKADKSRAGGGTGLGLAIAKHIVELHGGAIWAESVEGQGTTMLFTLPLG from the coding sequence GTGGCTCCGCGACCACCGGCCCAGCGACGCCTGCTTATGCTGCCCCGCTCGCTGGGTGCGCGCCTCTCCGCCGCCTATGTGGCGCTGATCCTCACCGCGCTGGCTCTGCTGACCGCCGTGCTGGTCGGTGTAGCGCAGTCGTACGCGATCGAAGCGCTGCACCGCGAACTGGCCACCGAGAGCCGCCTCGCGCTCGAACTGGTCAATCCGCTGTTCGATGGCGATCCGTCGGCGCTCGATGCGCTGGCGAAGCGTATCGGCCGAGACACCGACACGCGCCTTACAATTATCCGTGCCGATGGCGTCGTGCTGGGCGACTCGGACCAGTCACCCGCGCTGATGGACAACCATGCCGGGCGCCCCGAAGTGGCGCAGGCGCTGGCGACCGGCACCGGTGAGGCAACACGCTTCAGCACCACACTGCAAGCGGATACGGTCTATGCGGCGGTCGCGCTGCAGCGCGCGGGCATGACCGTCGGGGTTGTGCGGGTCGCCGTGCCCCTCAGCCGGGCCGACGCCGCGCGCGCGCAGGTGGCCACGGTGATGGTGCCGGCCGGACTGCTGATCTCGCTGCTGGCGGTTGGCCTGGCCATCCTGATCGCGCGGCGCACCACCAACTCGCTCGCGCACCTGCGGCGCATCGCTATCCGGTTAGCGGCCGGCGATCTCAACGCGCGCGCGCGCGAAGACCTGCCCGACGAATCCAGCCAACTGGCCGTGACCATGAACCAGATGGCGGAGCAGTTGAGCGCCACGATCCGCACGCTGAACCAGGAGCGCACCCGGCTGGACGCGATCCTGACGCGCATGGCCGACGGGTTGCTGATTGTGGACGCGCAGGACACCGTCACGCAGATCAATGACGAGGCGCAGCGCATCCTCAGCGCGCCGCCGGCGCACGCGCTGGGGCGCACGTTCACACAGGTCGCGCGCGACCACGAGATGACGGCCTGCCTGCGCGCCGCGCGGACGACCGGGCAGGAGCAATCGCGCGTCGTGGAGCAGAGCGGCTCGCGGCGCTTCCTGCGCATGGTCGCCACGCCGCAGCGGGGCGACACGGCTGCGGATGCCTGCCTGATCCTCCTGCAAGACCTGACAACCGTACGGCGGCTGGAGACGATCCGCCGCGACTTCGTCAGCAATATCTCGCACGAACTGCGCACGCCGCTGGCATCCCTGCTGGCGCTGGCCGAAACGCTGGCCGACGGCGCGCTGGACGATCCGCCGGCGGCGCGCCGCTTCGTCGATCGGATCGCCGGCGAGGTGCACCAACTGACGAGTCTCGTCAACGACCTGCTCGACCTGTCGTCGATTGAGTCGGGCCGCGCGCCGATCCAGCGCGTGCCGGCCAACGTTAGCGCCGTGGTCACGCGGGCGGCGGAGCGCCTGCAGCCGCAGGCGCGGCGCGCAGGGGTGGCGTTGCAGATCAGCAGCGCGCCGGACGTGATCGTGCAGATTGACAGCGCGCGCATCGAGCAGGTCATGCTGAACCTAATACACAATGGCATCAAGTTCACGCCCGCCGGCGGCCGGATCGACTGCCGCGTCGCCGTCCACCCCGATCATGTGACGATCAGCGTGCGCGACACCGGCGTCGGCATCGGCCCGCAGGATCTGCCGCGCGTGTTCGAGCGGTTCTACAAAGCCGACAAGTCGCGCGCAGGCGGCGGCACCGGGCTGGGACTGGCGATCGCCAAGCACATCGTCGAACTGCACGGCGGCGCCATCTGGGCTGAAAGCGTCGAGGGGCAGGGCACGACGATGCTGTTTACCCTACCGCTGGGGTAG
- a CDS encoding TIGR03667 family PPOX class F420-dependent oxidoreductase: MPLDFSTEFGQRAERRLREESVIWLTTVSTDLTPQTRPVWFLWDGETLLIFSREGSFKQRHLEQRPRVSLNFDSNGRGGDIVVLTGDAEMASPSAEAMAAFGAKYAEGFKQLGMSAHAFTQAYPVAIRVRPAHLRGH; the protein is encoded by the coding sequence ATGCCACTCGATTTCTCGACCGAATTCGGCCAGCGCGCCGAGCGCCGCCTGCGCGAAGAATCCGTGATCTGGCTGACGACCGTCAGCACCGACCTGACGCCGCAGACGCGGCCAGTCTGGTTCCTGTGGGACGGCGAGACGCTCCTGATCTTCTCGCGCGAAGGATCGTTCAAGCAGAGGCACTTGGAGCAGCGCCCGCGCGTTTCGCTGAACTTCGATAGCAACGGGCGCGGCGGCGACATCGTCGTGCTGACAGGCGATGCCGAAATGGCGTCACCCTCGGCGGAGGCCATGGCGGCCTTTGGCGCGAAATACGCCGAAGGCTTCAAGCAGCTCGGCATGAGCGCCCACGCGTTCACGCAGGCGTATCCGGTCGCCATCCGCGTGCGCCCGGCGCACCTGCGCGGCCACTAA